Part of the Musa acuminata AAA Group cultivar baxijiao chromosome BXJ2-7, Cavendish_Baxijiao_AAA, whole genome shotgun sequence genome is shown below.
GTATTCAGAACGTACGTGTAGGAAATAATTGTTTTGAAGTACACGTTACCTCCTTCCACGCGTTGCGCAGCTAGTGGATGTTAAAAAGTTAATATAACAACCCCCCCGTATCAATCGCCCAACGAAGAAGACGGTAAGGCGAGAGCGCAAAGGCGGTCGGAGTTTCAAGAGTTGCTCCATGTCTGCGGTGGCGTCTTGGAATCTCTTGGCCATTAAGGCTCCCTTCTCAGTGGTGGCTGATGGCCGCCCACACCTCGCCCCCAGTGTCCTCCACCTGAAAGCCCCCACCTTGAGGGGCATCGGGATGCAGCTGCTAACCCCAGCCCCGTTCCGAACCCGCGCGATGGTCGACGACGACGAGCTGGGCGAGGAGGGCGGCGTGGCGGTGGCGCAGCCGCCGGCAGTGAGCGAGGCTGGCGAGCTGAAGAAGAAGCTGATTGATCTGCTGTACGGGACGGACCGGGGGCTGAAGGCGTCAAGCGAGACGAGAGCAGAGATCCTGGAGGTCATCACCCAGCTCGAGGCCAAGAACCCTACGCCCGCTCCCACCGACGCCCTCGCCCTCCTCAACGGCAAATGGATCCTCGCGTAAGATTCGAGATCTTGGATGAAATCCTTCTTCTCGCTCATTCTCATCGATCAATTTGGTCGCGGACGCAGTTACACTTCGTTCTCGGGATTGTTCCCACTTTTGTCGTCGGGGCGGCTGCCGGAGCTGGTGAAGGTGGACGAGATATCGCAGACTATTGATTCGGAGAGCTTTACAGTGCAGAACTCGGTGAAGTTTTCGGGGCCTCTGGCGACAACCTCCGTCACCACCAATGCCAAATTCGAAGTCCGTAGTCCGAAGAGAGTGCAGGTATCCTGTCTCCGACACTCCCCATGCCATCCGCAGCCTCCTAATTCTGCAAAACATTGCTCCTTACTTAATGATCTGCAAGAGTTCAATCATGTCATCAATGATATGTCTGCCAATCAAGAACGTTTAGGTCCCAATTGCTAATGAGATTTTGATTTGGGAGAAATCTCACTGGAAATTATCTCTATCTCAATTCTAACAAGATTTAATGATAAAATCGAGTGCATACTATATTTCTCCTCCTCCAGAGGTCAAGCAGTTCGCTGGATTCTAATTGAGATGGTTGCAGAATACTGCGTTCCCCTGTTCTCTGACAAAATCAATCAATTAGTAGCAGATAAATCTATAGAACAATAAATGTAGAAATGGAAGAATTTTGAACTTTCTGTGATTTACATCAACAAAGGGGGCCTGCATCTTCTAGGAAAATCTTCTTCAGGTCAGGAAGTGCAAATTAGGGTTGTTTTGTATTATCATCAGATCACTGCTTGTGTAAAGTTGGTATTATCAAACTGTTTATGACTAGTTATTAGTGTTCTTTGGCTTTGTAGAATGTTCTTGCAATTAGCAGTACCTGTAGTTAACTGGGTGAATCCTCAGATATAGGATGGAGATCCAAGTTCTTTCTTGGAAAGCACTTGACTAGATTAGTTTTCTACATCATTCCCTTACCTTCCccaacaacaaaaacaacatcGAAGAAGGAAAATAGGAGGGTAAAAGAATGTACTGGGACATGCAagaaaccaaaaaaataaaagcaaATTATATCTTCTCATAAATGTTTTAGATTACTCTTAATGAAGGCCTTGACTTGTTAGATCATAGGACGTGTATTAAAATCTATTCATGAGTACGTAGTTTTTTGCTTGCTACCAATTGATGTGGGCTGTCTCCTTATCCTCCTAGGTCAATGCTAATCCTCTTAAGTCTACACTAGTTGTGTGCAGCTTGAAGATTTAAACCAATGAATTTTGACTCACTTTTACATACCATCAGAGAATCAAGATTGTACCTGATATCTTGGATGTTATTTTCTTGTTGCCTAGTTCCACCTTGTTATATCATGACTCATGTTGGCATGTTTACTGCTGTCTCCAGATCAAATTCGAGGAAGGCATAATTGGAACCCCACAGCTAACAGATGACATCGTTATACCTGACAAAGTAGAGTTCCTGGGGCAGAATATCGACCTCTCTCCGTTCAATGGCGTCATCAGTTCCATCCAGAATGCAGCAGCATCTGTGGCTCGGACCATCTCAGGACAGCCGCCGCTAAAAATACCAATAAACAACACTAATGTTCAATCCTGGTTGCTAACCACCTATCTCGACGAGGAGTTAAGAATCTCAAGAGGCGACGCTGGCAGTGTCTTTGTGCTTACCAAAGAAGGCTGCTCACTTTAGGCTTGTGCAAGTGTGTTTATGGTGCATGGAGTTTGGTATACTATCTAACACAGATGCTAGTGGGA
Proteins encoded:
- the LOC135616737 gene encoding probable plastid-lipid-associated protein 2, chloroplastic is translated as MSAVASWNLLAIKAPFSVVADGRPHLAPSVLHLKAPTLRGIGMQLLTPAPFRTRAMVDDDELGEEGGVAVAQPPAVSEAGELKKKLIDLLYGTDRGLKASSETRAEILEVITQLEAKNPTPAPTDALALLNGKWILAYTSFSGLFPLLSSGRLPELVKVDEISQTIDSESFTVQNSVKFSGPLATTSVTTNAKFEVRSPKRVQIKFEEGIIGTPQLTDDIVIPDKVEFLGQNIDLSPFNGVISSIQNAAASVARTISGQPPLKIPINNTNVQSWLLTTYLDEELRISRGDAGSVFVLTKEGCSL